In a genomic window of Vicinamibacterales bacterium:
- a CDS encoding creatininase family protein, with the protein MTFRALVLVPAVLLLGLTALAQRPANAPATAPGGTPPDTVFLEELTWAETRDLIKGGWTNVIIGTAGTEQKGPHMVDGEHKFVMTYSAERIARAMGKTLVAPIVTYVPEGSWETRGGHMGKPGTITLPEERFVDLLVNAGRSLKAGGFTNVWFIGESGGNRTGMRSAAEKLNAMWGGSAKAYWVDDYYTKAHRDQEVWAARFLGVPENQVGNHANILDTSELLFVAPQHIRTDRLTGNDYENNGVSGNNQSKASPEVGKALLQIKFDLAMAQIGRMQSGAEGPVPAAPGGPGGNGPRPGAGRPGAGGPGRAAQAAAAGPRRPTMETAPASKTPTHPPDTLFIDELTWEETRDLMKAGKTTVIVPTGGTEKNGYHMVLGKHNYVVTYGANLMARRLGNALIAPTLQYVPEGDPDRQNQGAISVPSPAYDAILDAAARSLQAHGFSEILFIGDSGPNQAGMTAVAKALNEEWKDAGTRVFALTDYYERSREHYRAWLEAAYGYPDATVGAHAGISDTSQMLFIHPDGIRTDRIQPWGGPADSGVSGDPSLATAEIGRMGILFKVNAGLNQYRLIKNPPRQGGRPGAR; encoded by the coding sequence ATGACGTTTCGTGCTCTCGTCCTCGTGCCCGCGGTGCTGCTGCTCGGGCTGACCGCGCTGGCGCAGCGTCCGGCCAACGCACCCGCGACCGCGCCCGGCGGCACGCCGCCCGATACCGTGTTCCTCGAAGAGCTCACCTGGGCCGAGACGCGCGACCTCATCAAGGGCGGCTGGACCAACGTCATCATCGGCACCGCGGGCACCGAGCAGAAGGGCCCGCACATGGTGGACGGCGAGCACAAGTTCGTCATGACCTATTCGGCCGAGCGCATCGCCCGTGCCATGGGCAAGACGCTCGTCGCGCCGATCGTCACCTACGTGCCCGAAGGCAGCTGGGAGACGCGCGGCGGCCACATGGGCAAGCCCGGCACGATCACGCTGCCGGAAGAGCGCTTCGTCGATCTGCTGGTGAACGCGGGCCGCAGCCTGAAGGCCGGCGGGTTCACCAACGTCTGGTTCATCGGCGAGTCGGGCGGCAACCGCACTGGCATGCGTTCGGCGGCGGAGAAGCTGAACGCGATGTGGGGCGGCAGCGCGAAGGCGTACTGGGTGGACGACTACTACACCAAGGCGCACCGCGATCAGGAGGTCTGGGCCGCCAGGTTCCTGGGCGTGCCCGAGAACCAGGTCGGCAACCACGCCAACATCCTGGACACGTCCGAACTGCTGTTCGTGGCGCCCCAGCACATCCGGACCGACCGTCTCACCGGCAACGACTACGAGAACAACGGCGTGAGCGGCAACAACCAGTCGAAGGCGTCACCCGAGGTGGGCAAGGCGCTCCTCCAGATCAAGTTCGACCTGGCGATGGCCCAGATCGGGCGGATGCAGAGCGGGGCCGAGGGGCCCGTGCCCGCCGCGCCTGGTGGGCCCGGCGGCAATGGCCCGCGCCCCGGAGCCGGACGGCCGGGCGCCGGCGGTCCGGGCCGGGCCGCCCAGGCCGCGGCCGCGGGACCGCGGCGTCCCACGATGGAGACCGCGCCGGCCTCGAAGACGCCGACCCATCCGCCCGACACCCTCTTCATCGACGAGCTCACGTGGGAAGAGACCCGCGACTTGATGAAGGCCGGGAAGACCACCGTGATCGTGCCCACAGGCGGGACGGAGAAGAACGGGTACCACATGGTGCTCGGCAAGCACAATTACGTCGTCACCTACGGGGCCAACCTGATGGCGCGCCGTCTGGGCAACGCCCTCATCGCGCCCACCCTCCAGTACGTGCCGGAAGGCGATCCCGACCGCCAGAACCAGGGCGCGATCTCGGTGCCGTCGCCCGCCTACGACGCCATCCTCGACGCCGCGGCCCGCAGCCTGCAGGCGCACGGGTTCAGCGAGATCCTGTTCATCGGCGACAGCGGGCCCAATCAGGCCGGCATGACCGCGGTGGCCAAGGCCCTGAACGAGGAGTGGAAGGACGCCGGCACCCGCGTCTTCGCGCTCACCGACTACTACGAGCGGTCGCGCGAGCACTACCGGGCCTGGCTCGAGGCCGCCTACGGATATCCGGACGCGACCGTCGGCGCCCACGCGGGCATCAGCGACACCTCGCAGATGCTGTTCATCCACCCCGACGGCATCCGGACGGACCGGATCCAGCCCTGGGGCGGCCCGGCGGACTCCGGCGTGTCCGGCGATCCGTCCCTGGCGACGGCCGAGATCGGCCGGATGGGCATCCTGTTCAAGGTGAACGCCGGCCTCAACCAGTACCGGCTGATCAAGAACCCGCCACGGCAGGGCGGGCGTCCGGGAGCGCGGTAG
- a CDS encoding PQQ-binding-like beta-propeller repeat protein, with product MKRVVLRIAPAAVLVATIAVLMPRVSGQSAGQPSTKNGEWPMYTADHRGTKYSPLDQVNASNFSKLEVAWRFKTDNLGPRPETKLESTPIMVKGMLYATAGTRRAVVALEPRTGEMKWMYALDEGERATRWAPRQLSGRGLGYWTDGRGDDRVVYVTTGYRLVSLNAKTGVPVPSFGTNGIVDLKQGVVIGKDKQIDLEKGEIGIHSTPLIIGDTIIVGSAMFEGLGYTYATNSKGVIRAYDARTGKQIWRFNTIPYPGEPGNETWENGSWEWSGNVGVWTEMTVDPELGTVYLPVETPTIDEYGGNRPGDNLYAESLVAVDLRTGRKKWHFQFVHHPLWDHDLPCWPLLMDVTIDGKPRKIVAVPTKQGWVYTFDRITGQPIWPIPEQAVPQTDMPGEKTAKTQPFPSKPPAFARTYVSKDDIIDFTPQLHEQALKNLAKFRWEQSPFVPPVGPNSDKLGSINIANTTGGVNWPGSGFDPETGIIYTHAHNSAVTVGKYEEEEFEKINPENFSASKPRQPRWEADPNYGAPRPAARPGAGPAIAFPGNSGRRALAEGLDGLPIVKPPYGVMVAIDMNKGDIKWRVPHGDTPDAVRNHPQLKAMNIPKTGQPGNVGVLITKTLVIAGDPQFTSPPGKERGASLHAYNKETGEEVGEIRLPAPILGHPMTYSIGGKQYIVVGVSGGNYRGEFIALTLPE from the coding sequence ATGAAGCGTGTTGTTCTTCGCATCGCGCCCGCGGCCGTTCTCGTGGCCACGATCGCGGTGTTGATGCCGCGGGTCTCGGGCCAGTCCGCCGGCCAGCCGAGCACCAAGAACGGCGAGTGGCCGATGTACACCGCCGACCATCGCGGTACCAAGTACTCGCCCCTCGACCAGGTCAACGCCTCCAACTTCAGCAAGCTCGAAGTGGCGTGGCGGTTCAAGACCGACAACCTCGGGCCGCGTCCCGAGACCAAGCTCGAGTCCACGCCGATCATGGTCAAGGGCATGCTGTACGCCACGGCCGGCACCCGCCGCGCCGTCGTCGCCCTCGAGCCGCGCACCGGCGAGATGAAGTGGATGTACGCCCTCGACGAGGGCGAGCGCGCCACCCGTTGGGCGCCGCGCCAGCTCTCGGGCCGCGGCCTGGGCTACTGGACCGACGGCCGCGGTGACGACCGCGTGGTCTACGTGACCACCGGGTACCGCCTGGTCTCGCTGAACGCCAAGACCGGCGTGCCGGTGCCCTCGTTCGGCACTAACGGCATCGTCGACCTGAAGCAGGGCGTCGTCATCGGCAAGGACAAGCAGATCGACCTCGAGAAGGGCGAGATCGGCATCCACTCCACGCCGCTCATCATCGGCGACACGATCATCGTCGGCTCGGCGATGTTCGAAGGCCTCGGCTACACCTACGCCACCAACTCGAAGGGCGTCATCCGCGCCTACGACGCCCGCACGGGCAAGCAGATCTGGCGCTTCAACACGATCCCCTACCCCGGCGAGCCCGGAAACGAGACGTGGGAGAACGGATCGTGGGAGTGGTCGGGCAACGTCGGCGTGTGGACCGAGATGACGGTCGATCCCGAGCTCGGCACCGTGTACCTCCCCGTGGAGACGCCGACGATCGACGAGTACGGCGGCAACCGGCCCGGTGACAACCTCTACGCGGAAAGCCTCGTGGCCGTGGACCTCCGGACCGGCCGCAAGAAGTGGCACTTCCAGTTCGTGCACCACCCGCTGTGGGACCACGACCTGCCGTGCTGGCCGCTGCTCATGGACGTGACGATCGACGGCAAGCCCCGGAAGATCGTCGCGGTGCCGACCAAGCAGGGCTGGGTCTACACCTTCGACCGCATCACCGGACAGCCGATCTGGCCGATTCCCGAGCAGGCCGTGCCGCAGACCGACATGCCCGGCGAGAAGACGGCCAAGACGCAGCCGTTCCCGTCGAAGCCGCCGGCCTTCGCGCGCACCTACGTCTCCAAGGACGACATCATCGACTTCACGCCGCAGCTCCACGAGCAGGCGCTGAAGAACCTCGCGAAGTTCCGCTGGGAGCAGTCGCCGTTCGTGCCGCCCGTGGGCCCGAACTCGGACAAGCTGGGCAGCATCAACATCGCCAACACCACCGGTGGCGTGAACTGGCCGGGCTCCGGCTTCGATCCCGAGACGGGCATCATCTACACCCACGCCCACAACTCGGCGGTCACCGTCGGCAAGTACGAGGAAGAGGAGTTCGAGAAGATCAACCCCGAGAACTTCTCGGCGTCCAAGCCGCGCCAGCCGCGGTGGGAAGCCGACCCGAACTACGGCGCGCCGCGCCCGGCGGCCCGTCCGGGCGCCGGCCCCGCGATCGCGTTCCCCGGGAACAGCGGCCGCCGCGCGCTCGCCGAGGGCCTCGACGGCCTGCCGATCGTGAAGCCCCCATACGGCGTCATGGTCGCCATCGACATGAACAAGGGCGACATCAAGTGGCGCGTGCCGCACGGCGACACGCCCGACGCGGTGCGCAACCACCCGCAGCTCAAGGCCATGAACATCCCGAAGACGGGCCAGCCCGGCAACGTCGGCGTGCTCATCACCAAGACGCTGGTCATCGCCGGCGACCCGCAGTTCACGTCGCCTCCCGGCAAGGAGCGCGGCGCGTCGCTGCACGCCTACAACAAGGAAACGGGCGAGGAGGTCGGCGAGATCCGGCTGCCGGCGCCGATCCTCGGCCACCCGATGACCTACTCGATCGGCGGCAAGCAGTACATCGTCGTCGGCGTGAGCGGTGGCAACTACCGCGGCGAGTTCATCGCCCTGACCCTTCCCGAATAG
- a CDS encoding GGDEF domain-containing protein: MVVAGLALTLAVPAGARAEDADPRPSERGLPAVTVVPQASLAASQLFAASVSGARLHVASLAGVNVFDGAHWELAPSPRAVYAVAASKLGRVVAGGPDTLMELRPTAEGRRALVSLLDALPESDRAIGDVRSIVVFDEMFLIVTDRVLLHLHGARLKVAARWSSDPARRGFASRGTLYVTAHRRLEAFSPDGEPKDDDLPARAAALGPVAAVADGPADGQLVAVRGRGLFVVGAEAPRAVAGGATGPLGTGVVDIRTLQGGGVAVATEAHGVVLLSADLDLDRVLGRAAGLPMAQVEAMTEDVEGGLWVVGTSQLARIDLRGPRSLIDTRLGLEGTVHGVVRHDGRLHVLTSAGLFVAVDSAGPLRMAPVPGVPGRAWDAVDVDGTLVVATSAGVFEVVKPGARLVPGTARLSAYMLARRADRPDELLVGTRAGLSVLRRDGRRGWRFARHVPGAPRYTRSIVQRAGGFVYVGSVFDGVVRLSLEDPTGAPTRFGGGEVHVQDVQGDLLVLHAEPAAVSVLDEAQGRLRPAPGGRRVTDGAVAFAVDRHGALWTAGRGAARFPRGESAPRVMLGPSSSVQRVDIEPDGVVWLGGSSGLWRFTDEAAAGALERRPPTIERVYVNGQTTPPARPDGSPLALPFGIERLRLEFSPNTFSADAGLEFRLAPIDAGWSSDRRGPSAEYTSLPEGEYQLHVRPAENAGDAGTTWRFTVQPPWYRSPLVRALQLAVVVVGVLVVGHLRTDRLRRRSRELEHAVAVQTAALQEANRRLAEIASRDELTGLFNRRHFEAALGQEWARAHRLRRPIALVMADLDHFKGLNDTQGHVAGDGALRAVGAVIASCARRPGDVAARFGGEEFVVLLPGATDDYVHALAEEIRAAVEALNLPHPAAPAQRVTVSVGVASADAPTSLAPDLVAAADRALYRAKAGGRNAVAA; this comes from the coding sequence ATGGTCGTCGCGGGCCTGGCGCTGACCCTGGCGGTGCCCGCCGGAGCCCGGGCGGAGGACGCCGACCCCCGGCCGTCGGAGCGCGGGCTGCCGGCCGTCACGGTCGTGCCGCAGGCGTCCCTGGCCGCCTCGCAGCTCTTCGCGGCGTCGGTCTCCGGTGCGCGCCTGCACGTCGCCTCCCTGGCCGGCGTGAACGTCTTCGACGGCGCGCACTGGGAGCTCGCGCCCTCGCCCCGCGCCGTCTACGCCGTCGCCGCGTCGAAGCTGGGCCGCGTCGTCGCCGGCGGGCCGGACACCCTGATGGAACTGCGCCCGACCGCCGAGGGCCGCCGCGCGCTCGTCTCCCTCCTCGACGCGCTTCCTGAGTCCGATCGGGCCATCGGCGACGTCCGCTCGATCGTCGTCTTCGACGAGATGTTCCTGATCGTGACCGACCGCGTGCTGCTGCACCTGCACGGCGCGCGACTGAAGGTGGCGGCCCGGTGGTCGTCGGACCCGGCCCGCCGCGGCTTCGCCAGCCGGGGCACGCTGTACGTCACCGCCCACCGGCGTCTGGAGGCGTTTTCGCCCGACGGCGAGCCCAAGGACGACGACCTTCCGGCACGCGCCGCCGCGCTGGGGCCCGTGGCGGCGGTCGCCGACGGCCCGGCGGATGGTCAGCTCGTGGCCGTCCGCGGGCGCGGGCTGTTCGTGGTGGGCGCGGAGGCGCCGCGCGCCGTCGCCGGCGGCGCCACCGGTCCGCTCGGGACGGGGGTCGTCGACATCCGGACCCTCCAGGGTGGCGGCGTGGCCGTGGCGACCGAGGCGCACGGGGTGGTGCTGCTGAGCGCCGATCTCGACCTCGATCGTGTCCTCGGCCGCGCCGCAGGCCTGCCCATGGCCCAGGTCGAGGCGATGACGGAGGACGTCGAGGGCGGGCTGTGGGTCGTCGGCACGTCGCAGCTCGCCCGTATCGACCTGCGCGGGCCGCGCTCACTCATCGACACGCGCCTCGGGCTCGAGGGCACGGTCCACGGCGTCGTGCGCCACGACGGACGCCTGCACGTCCTGACGAGCGCCGGGCTCTTCGTCGCCGTCGACTCCGCGGGACCGCTCCGGATGGCGCCGGTGCCGGGCGTGCCAGGCCGGGCCTGGGACGCCGTCGACGTGGACGGGACGCTCGTCGTCGCGACCTCGGCGGGAGTCTTCGAGGTCGTGAAGCCGGGCGCGCGCCTCGTGCCGGGCACCGCCCGCCTCTCGGCATACATGCTGGCGCGGCGCGCCGACCGCCCGGACGAACTCCTGGTCGGCACGCGGGCCGGGCTCTCCGTGCTCAGGCGTGACGGCCGCCGCGGGTGGCGCTTCGCCCGGCACGTGCCCGGAGCGCCCCGCTACACGCGGTCGATCGTGCAACGCGCAGGAGGGTTCGTCTACGTCGGCAGCGTGTTCGACGGCGTGGTCCGCCTGTCGCTGGAGGACCCGACGGGCGCGCCCACGCGGTTCGGCGGGGGAGAGGTCCACGTCCAGGACGTGCAGGGCGACCTGCTGGTGCTGCATGCCGAGCCCGCCGCCGTCTCGGTGCTCGACGAGGCGCAGGGGCGGCTCAGGCCGGCGCCGGGCGGCCGCAGGGTGACCGACGGCGCCGTGGCCTTCGCGGTCGACCGGCACGGGGCCCTCTGGACGGCCGGCCGCGGCGCGGCGCGGTTCCCGCGTGGCGAGTCCGCGCCGCGCGTCATGCTGGGCCCGAGCTCCAGCGTCCAGCGGGTGGACATCGAGCCGGACGGGGTCGTCTGGCTGGGCGGCAGCAGCGGCCTGTGGCGGTTCACGGACGAGGCCGCCGCCGGCGCGCTGGAGCGCCGCCCGCCGACGATCGAGCGCGTGTACGTGAACGGACAGACGACGCCCCCGGCCAGGCCCGACGGCAGTCCGCTGGCCTTGCCCTTCGGCATCGAGCGGCTGCGGCTGGAGTTCTCGCCGAACACGTTCTCGGCCGACGCTGGACTGGAGTTCCGGCTGGCGCCCATCGACGCCGGGTGGAGTTCCGATCGCCGCGGGCCCAGCGCCGAGTACACGTCGCTGCCGGAAGGCGAGTACCAACTGCACGTCCGGCCCGCCGAGAACGCGGGCGACGCCGGCACGACCTGGCGCTTCACGGTGCAGCCGCCCTGGTATCGCTCGCCCCTCGTCCGGGCGCTCCAGCTCGCCGTGGTGGTGGTGGGCGTGCTGGTCGTGGGCCACCTGCGCACCGACCGGCTCCGCCGCCGCTCGCGCGAGCTCGAGCACGCCGTCGCGGTGCAGACGGCGGCCCTGCAGGAGGCCAACCGCCGGCTGGCCGAGATCGCCAGCAGGGACGAGCTGACCGGCCTCTTCAACCGCCGCCACTTCGAGGCCGCGCTGGGACAGGAATGGGCGCGCGCGCACCGCCTGCGCCGGCCCATCGCGCTCGTGATGGCCGACCTTGATCACTTCAAGGGGCTCAACGACACGCAGGGACACGTCGCCGGCGACGGGGCGCTCCGGGCGGTCGGCGCCGTGATCGCCAGCTGCGCCAGGCGGCCCGGCGACGTGGCCGCCCGCTTCGGCGGCGAGGAGTTCGTCGTCCTCCTGCCCGGCGCGACCGACGACTACGTCCACGCGCTGGCCGAGGAGATCCGGGCGGCCGTGGAGGCGCTCAACCTCCCGCACCCGGCCGCGCCCGCGCAACGGGTGACCGTCAGCGTGGGCGTGGCGTCGGCGGACGCGCCGACTTCGCTGGCGCCCGACCTGGTGGCGGCCGCGGACCGGGCGCTCTACCGCGCGAAGGCCGGCGGCCGCAACGCCGTGGCCGCCTGA
- a CDS encoding dicarboxylate/amino acid:cation symporter, whose product MTRLTHHLYFWVLVAILIGGTIGAVSPSTGVALKPLGDGFIALVKMLISPIIFCTVVLGIAGAGDMKKVGRVGGKALLYFEVVSTFALIIGVAIANIVRPGAGFNADPASLNAAEVAAYAKTAAAQSTTEFLLHVIPRTFFDAFAGSGDLLQVLLVAVLFGYAMTHMGREGNIVHQVIETSSHVFFRMMNTIMKAAPIGAGGAMAFTIGRYGVDALKPLATLMGSFYLTCLLFVFIVLGTIARWTGFSILRFIGYIKDELLTVLGTSSSESALVPLMEKLERLGCPKAVVGLVVPSGYSFNLDGTNIYLTMASLFVAQALNIDLTIRQQLTILAVAMLTSKGASGVTGAGFITLAATLAVVPTIPVAGLALILGIDRFMSEARSLTNFVGNGVAAIVVARWENELDMVALKRELGG is encoded by the coding sequence ATGACACGCCTGACCCACCATCTCTACTTCTGGGTGCTCGTCGCCATCCTGATCGGCGGCACCATCGGCGCGGTCTCGCCCTCGACCGGCGTGGCCCTCAAGCCCCTCGGCGACGGCTTCATCGCCCTCGTCAAGATGCTCATCAGCCCGATCATCTTCTGCACGGTCGTCCTCGGCATCGCCGGGGCGGGCGACATGAAGAAGGTGGGCCGCGTCGGCGGCAAGGCCCTGCTGTACTTCGAGGTCGTGTCCACCTTCGCCCTGATCATCGGCGTCGCCATCGCCAACATCGTGCGGCCTGGGGCGGGCTTCAACGCCGATCCGGCGTCGCTGAACGCGGCGGAGGTCGCCGCCTACGCCAAGACCGCCGCGGCGCAGAGCACCACCGAGTTCCTGCTGCACGTGATCCCGCGGACGTTCTTCGACGCCTTCGCCGGGTCCGGCGACCTCCTCCAGGTGCTGCTCGTCGCCGTGCTGTTCGGCTACGCCATGACGCACATGGGGCGGGAGGGCAACATCGTCCACCAGGTGATCGAGACCAGCTCCCACGTGTTCTTCCGGATGATGAACACGATCATGAAGGCGGCGCCGATCGGCGCCGGCGGCGCGATGGCCTTCACGATCGGGCGCTACGGCGTGGACGCGCTGAAGCCGCTGGCGACGCTGATGGGCAGCTTCTATCTGACGTGCCTGCTGTTCGTCTTCATCGTGCTCGGCACGATCGCCCGCTGGACGGGATTCAGCATCCTGCGCTTCATCGGCTACATCAAGGACGAGCTTCTGACCGTGCTCGGCACCTCGTCGTCGGAGTCGGCGCTGGTGCCGCTCATGGAGAAGCTCGAACGGCTGGGCTGCCCGAAGGCGGTCGTGGGACTCGTCGTGCCGTCCGGCTACTCGTTCAACCTGGACGGCACCAACATCTACCTGACGATGGCCTCGCTCTTCGTGGCGCAGGCGCTCAACATCGACCTCACGATCCGCCAGCAGCTCACGATCCTGGCCGTGGCGATGCTGACCTCGAAGGGCGCCTCCGGCGTGACCGGCGCCGGCTTCATCACGCTGGCCGCGACGCTCGCCGTCGTGCCGACGATTCCCGTCGCCGGCCTGGCGCTCATTCTCGGGATCGACCGCTTCATGTCGGAGGCGCGGTCGCTGACGAACTTCGTCGGGAACGGCGTGGCCGCGATCGTGGTGGCGCGCTGGGAGAACGAACTGGACATGGTCGCGCTGAAGCGCGAACTCGGCGGGTAG